The region GGTGGAGGGGGTCCAGTTCCACCCGGAGTCCATCATGACGCCGGAAGGTGGGAGACTTCTCAGGAATTTTCTTGAGATGTAGAAGGTATTGCCAATGGAAGCCATCAAAAAGGCCATCGCGCGCCTCGTACAGAGGCAGGACCTGGGGGCGGAGAGGATCGTCCAGGTCTTTCGTCAGATCATGGAGGGCGCGGCCACGGACGCCCAGATCGGCGCATTTTTGACGGCCCTTCGCATGAAGGGCGAGACCGTGGAGGAGATCTCGGGAGCGGCCTCGGTCATGCGGGAGAAGGCCGTCCGTATCCACGTGGATCTGCCGCCCGGCACTCCCCTCGTGGATACGGTAGGGACCGGCGGGGACCAGTCCCATACGTTCAATGTCTCTACGACCTCTGCGTTTGTAGTGGCTGGGGCCGGAATTCATGTGGCAAAGCATGGAAACCGTTCGGTCTCGAGCCGCTCCGGGAGTGCTGACGTCCTCGAGGCCCTGGGGGTCAATCTCGCCCTCTCGCCGGACCAGGTCGCAAGGTGCGTGAAGGAGATCGGGATAGGTTTTCTCTTTGCCCCTGCCCTCCACCCGGCCATGAAATACGCAGCTGGCCCCAGGCGCGAGATCGGAATCCGGTCCGTGTTCAACATCCTGGGCCCACTCACTAACCCTGCCGGGGCCGATGTCCAGCTCATCGGCGTATATGATCCCGGTCTCGTGCGTCCCATTGCCGAGGTCGCAGGAATGCTCGGCTCCCGTCGGGTCTGGGTCGTACACGGAGAAGGGGGGCTTGACGAGCTGAGCCTTCTGGGGCCGAGCAGGGTGGCATCCTGGAAAGATGGGATCGTCACGGAGTTTATCGTCTCGCCCGGGGATGCAGGGCTTCCTGTCTGTTCCATGGAGGACCTTCGCGGCGGGGATGCGAGGGAAAACGCGGCCATACTCAAGGAGATCCTTGCGGGGCAAGGGGGGGCAAAGAGGGACATGGTCCTTCTGAACGCCGGGGCCGCGATCTTCCTTGCCGGAAGGGCCGATTCCCTCCTTGAGGGGGTGAAGGCTGCTGCAGAGAGCATCGATTCGGGTGCAGCCTTACAGAAGCTCAAAGGGCTTGTTGCCTTCGGGAGGAAGGCCGAATGAGCGTCCTATCCGAGATCCTCGCCCACAAGAGAAACGAGGTCCGGGCAAGGCGCAAAAAGGGCCTGACGTTGCCAGGCTGGGATCTGCCGCCCATTCGGTCCTTTAGGGATGCGATCACGAAAGGGCCTGGGGTCGCTGTCATTGCCGAGGTAAAAAAGGCGTCTCCATCAAAGGGCCTCATCTGTCCGGATTTCGACCATCTCGCCATTGCCTGCGATTATGAAAGGGGCGGGGCAGCTGCGGTCTCGGTCCTCACGGATGAGAGGTTCTTTCAGGGGGATCTCATGTATCTTGCTGAAATTCGACGTGAGATCGGTCTTCCACTCCTCAGGAAGGATTTTATAATCGATCACTTCCAGGTGGAGGAGTCCCTTGCCTGGGGGGCGGATGCGGTCCTTCTCATCGCAGCTGCCCTTGACGAGGTCCTTTTGTCAGAACTCATGCACCACGTCAAAGAACTCGGCATGGATTATCTTCTCGAGGTCCACGACGAGCGGGAGCTGGAGCGGGCCATGAAGGTGGGTGCTGATCTCCTTGGCGTGAATAACCGGAATCTTGCGGATTTTTCTGTCTCCATCGAGACCACTTTCAGACTCAAAAGGATCGTGGGGGATCTGGTCCCGATCGTGAGCGAGAGCGGGATCTCGAGCGCGGCAGACATGGAAAGGCTGCGCACCGCCAGGGTCTCGGCTGCCCTCATCGGGGAGGCCATTGTAAAGGCCGAGGATCGCGTGGCCCGCCTGGAAGGGCTCGTAGCAGCAGGGAAGGGATGAGGAAATGGTAAGGATCAAGATCTGCGGCCTTACTGATGCGGACGAGGCCAGGGAGGT is a window of Deltaproteobacteria bacterium DNA encoding:
- the trpD gene encoding anthranilate phosphoribosyltransferase gives rise to the protein MEAIKKAIARLVQRQDLGAERIVQVFRQIMEGAATDAQIGAFLTALRMKGETVEEISGAASVMREKAVRIHVDLPPGTPLVDTVGTGGDQSHTFNVSTTSAFVVAGAGIHVAKHGNRSVSSRSGSADVLEALGVNLALSPDQVARCVKEIGIGFLFAPALHPAMKYAAGPRREIGIRSVFNILGPLTNPAGADVQLIGVYDPGLVRPIAEVAGMLGSRRVWVVHGEGGLDELSLLGPSRVASWKDGIVTEFIVSPGDAGLPVCSMEDLRGGDARENAAILKEILAGQGGAKRDMVLLNAGAAIFLAGRADSLLEGVKAAAESIDSGAALQKLKGLVAFGRKAE
- the trpC gene encoding indole-3-glycerol phosphate synthase TrpC, with amino-acid sequence MSVLSEILAHKRNEVRARRKKGLTLPGWDLPPIRSFRDAITKGPGVAVIAEVKKASPSKGLICPDFDHLAIACDYERGGAAAVSVLTDERFFQGDLMYLAEIRREIGLPLLRKDFIIDHFQVEESLAWGADAVLLIAAALDEVLLSELMHHVKELGMDYLLEVHDERELERAMKVGADLLGVNNRNLADFSVSIETTFRLKRIVGDLVPIVSESGISSAADMERLRTARVSAALIGEAIVKAEDRVARLEGLVAAGKG